One genomic region from Ralstonia pickettii DTP0602 encodes:
- the rbcL gene encoding ribulose bisophosphate carboxylase (type III RuBisCO; involved in carbon fixation~K01601: rbcL; ribulose-bisphosphate carboxylase large chain [EC:4.1.1.39]), with product MNAPETIQAKPRKRYDAGVMKYKEMGYWDGDYEPKDTDLLALFRITPQDGVDPVEAAAAVAGESSTATWTVVWTDRLTACDMYRAKAYRVDPVPNNPEQFFCYVAYDLSLFEEGSIANLTASIIGNVFSFKPIKAARLEDMRFPVAYVKTFAGPSTGIIVERERLDKFGRPLLGATTKPKLGLSGRNYGRVVYEGLKGGLDFMKDDENINSQPFMHWRDRFLFVMDAVNKASAATGEVKGSYLNVTAGTMEEMYRRAEFAKSLGSVIIMVDLIVGWTCIQSMSNWCRQNDMILHLHRAGHGTYTRQKNHGVSFRVIAKWLRLAGVDHMHTGTAVGKLEGDPLTVQGYYNVCRDAYTQTDLTRGLFFDQDWASLRKVMPVASGGIHAGQMHQLISLFGDDVVLQFGGGTIGHPQGIQAGATANRVALEAMVLARNEGRDILNEGPEILRDAARWCGPLRAALDTWGDITFNYTPTDTSDFVPTASVA from the coding sequence ATGAACGCACCTGAGACGATCCAAGCCAAGCCGCGCAAGCGCTACGACGCCGGCGTTATGAAGTACAAGGAAATGGGGTATTGGGATGGCGATTACGAGCCCAAGGACACCGACCTGCTGGCGCTGTTCCGCATCACGCCGCAGGACGGCGTGGACCCGGTCGAGGCCGCCGCCGCGGTCGCCGGCGAATCCTCCACCGCCACCTGGACGGTGGTGTGGACCGACCGCCTGACCGCCTGCGACATGTACCGCGCCAAGGCCTACCGGGTCGATCCGGTGCCCAACAACCCCGAGCAGTTCTTCTGCTACGTGGCCTATGACCTGTCTTTGTTCGAGGAAGGCTCGATCGCCAACCTGACCGCGTCGATCATCGGCAACGTCTTCAGCTTCAAGCCGATCAAGGCCGCGCGCCTGGAAGACATGCGCTTCCCGGTCGCCTACGTGAAGACCTTCGCCGGCCCGTCGACCGGCATCATCGTCGAGCGCGAACGGCTGGACAAGTTCGGCCGCCCGCTGCTGGGCGCCACCACCAAGCCCAAGCTCGGGCTGTCGGGGCGCAACTATGGCCGCGTGGTGTATGAGGGCCTGAAGGGTGGCCTGGACTTCATGAAGGACGACGAGAACATCAACTCGCAGCCTTTCATGCACTGGCGCGACCGCTTCCTGTTCGTGATGGATGCGGTCAACAAGGCCTCGGCCGCCACCGGCGAGGTCAAGGGCAGCTACCTCAACGTGACCGCCGGCACCATGGAGGAGATGTACCGGCGCGCCGAGTTCGCCAAGTCGCTGGGCTCGGTCATCATCATGGTCGACCTGATCGTCGGCTGGACCTGCATCCAGTCCATGAGCAACTGGTGCCGCCAGAACGACATGATCCTGCACCTGCACCGCGCGGGCCATGGCACCTACACCCGGCAGAAGAACCACGGCGTGTCCTTCCGCGTGATCGCAAAATGGCTGCGGCTGGCAGGCGTGGACCACATGCATACCGGCACCGCGGTGGGCAAGCTTGAAGGCGACCCGCTTACCGTGCAGGGCTACTACAACGTCTGCCGCGATGCCTACACGCAGACCGACCTGACGCGCGGGCTGTTCTTCGACCAGGACTGGGCTTCGCTGCGCAAGGTGATGCCGGTGGCCTCCGGCGGCATCCACGCCGGCCAGATGCACCAGCTGATCAGCCTCTTTGGCGACGACGTGGTGCTGCAGTTCGGCGGCGGCACCATCGGCCACCCGCAGGGCATCCAGGCCGGCGCCACCGCCAACCGCGTCGCGCTGGAAGCGATGGTGCTGGCGCGCAACGAAGGGCGCGACATCCTCAACGAAGGGCCGGAAATCCTGCGCGACGCCGCGCGCTGGTGCGGACCGCTGCGGGCGGCGCTCGATACCTGGGGCGACATCACCTTCAACTACACGCCGACCGACACCTCGGACTTCGTGCCGACCGCGTCGGTGGCCTGA